A stretch of Bradyrhizobium sp. CCBAU 53338 DNA encodes these proteins:
- a CDS encoding LPS assembly lipoprotein LptE, with the protein MLSARIRIAARLLAVAALAATTAGCFQPMYAEHTDGTPGLREKLMGVELPPINKANASREARVGVEVRNALAFKLYGSATGMPPTHRLDIRFNTSKTSLIVDANTGLPNTENYGIDCQYNLIEVATGKSVMTGTTFSRVSYDLPGSYQRFARNRAVRDAEDRAANEIAENINTRLAAFFTAGT; encoded by the coding sequence ATGTTGTCGGCTAGGATCCGCATCGCAGCCCGCCTGCTCGCGGTCGCCGCCTTGGCGGCGACGACGGCCGGTTGCTTCCAGCCGATGTATGCCGAGCATACCGACGGCACGCCGGGCTTGCGCGAGAAGCTGATGGGGGTCGAGCTTCCTCCGATCAACAAGGCCAACGCCTCGCGCGAGGCCCGGGTCGGCGTCGAGGTTCGCAACGCCCTCGCTTTCAAGCTTTACGGCTCGGCCACTGGCATGCCGCCGACCCACCGGCTGGATATCCGCTTCAACACCAGCAAGACCTCGCTGATCGTCGATGCCAATACCGGCCTGCCGAACACCGAGAACTACGGCATCGATTGCCAGTACAATCTGATCGAGGTTGCGACCGGCAAGTCGGTCATGACCGGCACCACGTTCTCGCGCGTGTCCTACGACCTGCCCGGTTCCTACCAGCGCTTCGCCCGCAATCGCGCAGTGCGTGACGCCGAGGATCGTGCCGCCAACGAGATCGCCGAGAACATCAACACAAGGCTCGCCGCGTTCTTCACTGCAGGCACCTAA
- the leuS gene encoding leucine--tRNA ligase, which yields MTSERYNARDAEPRWQRQWDEQAIFVSKNDDSRPKYYVLEMFPYPSGRIHIGHVRNYTLGDVLARFMRAKGFNVLHPMGWDAFGLPAENAAIERKVAPKAWTYDNIAAMKKQLRSIGLSLDWSREFATCDPSYYKHQQKMFLDMLAAGLAEREKRKLNWDPVDMTVLANEQVIDGRGWRSGAVVEQREMSQWVFKITKYSQELLSALDGLDRWPDKVRLMQRNWIGRSEGLLVRFALDAATTPAGESELKIFTTRPDTLFGAKFMAISADHPLAQAAAAKNPDLAEFIADIKKIGTAQSIIDTAEKQGFDTGIRAVHPFDPSWKLPVYVANFVLMEYGTGAIFGCPAHDQRDLDFVNKYALGNTPVVCPEGQDAKSFVITDTAYDGDGRMINSRFLDGMTIEQAKDEVAKRLESELRGNAPVGERQVNFRLRDWGISRQRYWGCPIPVIHCPKCDVVPVPDADLPVVLPEDVSFDKPGNALDHHPTWKHVTCPKCGGKASRETDTMDTFVDSSWYFARFTDPWNETAPTTPAVANRMLPVDQYIGGVEHAILHLLYSRFFTRAMKATGHLALDEPFAGMFTQGMVVHETYQKADGTWVQPAEVKIEVGGNGRRATLLGTGEDVAIGPIEKMSKSKKNTVDPDDIIATYGADVARWFMLSDSPPDRDVIWSDERVQGASRFVQRLWRLVNDAVELGKSAPATRPASFGDDAVLLRKAAHGALDKVTTGVERLHFNVCLAHIREFTNTFSEVLQRPGQPAADMAWAIREASQILVQLFSPMMPHLAEECWQVLGQPGLVSEANWPQIERDLLVEDSVTLVVQVNGKKRGEVTVATAAQNPEIEAAALALDAVKLALDGKPVRKVIIVPKRIVNVVG from the coding sequence ATGACCTCCGAACGCTACAACGCCCGCGACGCCGAACCGCGCTGGCAACGCCAATGGGACGAACAGGCGATCTTCGTCTCGAAGAACGACGATTCGCGGCCGAAATATTATGTGCTGGAGATGTTCCCCTACCCGTCCGGGCGCATCCATATCGGCCACGTCCGCAACTACACGCTCGGCGACGTGCTGGCCCGCTTCATGCGCGCCAAGGGGTTCAACGTTCTGCACCCGATGGGCTGGGACGCGTTCGGCCTGCCGGCCGAGAACGCCGCCATCGAGCGCAAGGTCGCGCCAAAGGCCTGGACCTACGACAACATCGCCGCGATGAAGAAGCAGCTCCGCTCGATCGGGCTGTCGCTGGATTGGAGCCGCGAATTCGCGACCTGCGATCCCAGCTACTACAAGCATCAGCAGAAGATGTTCCTGGACATGCTCGCCGCGGGCCTCGCCGAGCGCGAGAAGCGCAAGCTGAACTGGGATCCGGTCGACATGACCGTGCTCGCCAACGAGCAGGTGATCGACGGCCGCGGCTGGCGTTCGGGCGCCGTTGTCGAACAGCGCGAGATGAGCCAGTGGGTCTTCAAGATCACGAAGTACTCGCAGGAATTGCTGTCCGCGCTTGATGGCCTCGACCGCTGGCCCGACAAGGTCAGGCTGATGCAGCGCAACTGGATCGGCCGTTCCGAGGGCCTGCTGGTCCGCTTCGCGCTGGATGCGGCGACCACGCCCGCCGGCGAGAGCGAGCTGAAGATTTTCACGACGCGCCCGGACACGCTGTTCGGCGCCAAGTTCATGGCGATCTCGGCGGATCATCCGCTTGCACAGGCGGCCGCCGCGAAGAACCCTGATCTCGCGGAATTCATCGCCGACATCAAGAAGATCGGCACCGCGCAGTCGATCATCGACACCGCGGAGAAGCAGGGTTTCGACACCGGCATTCGCGCGGTGCATCCGTTCGATCCGAGCTGGAAGCTGCCCGTCTATGTCGCCAACTTCGTGCTGATGGAATACGGCACCGGCGCGATCTTCGGCTGCCCCGCGCATGACCAGCGGGACCTCGACTTCGTCAACAAATATGCCCTCGGCAATACGCCGGTCGTCTGTCCCGAAGGCCAGGATGCGAAATCGTTCGTCATCACCGACACCGCCTATGACGGTGACGGCCGCATGATCAATTCGCGCTTCCTCGACGGCATGACCATCGAGCAGGCCAAGGACGAGGTCGCAAAGCGCCTGGAGAGCGAGCTGCGCGGCAACGCTCCGGTCGGCGAGCGTCAGGTCAATTTCCGCCTGCGCGACTGGGGCATTTCACGCCAGCGCTATTGGGGCTGCCCGATTCCCGTCATCCACTGTCCGAAATGCGACGTCGTGCCGGTGCCGGACGCCGACCTGCCGGTGGTGCTGCCGGAGGATGTGAGCTTCGACAAGCCGGGCAACGCGCTCGACCATCATCCGACCTGGAAGCACGTCACGTGCCCCAAGTGCGGCGGCAAGGCTAGCCGCGAAACCGACACCATGGACACCTTCGTGGACTCGTCCTGGTATTTTGCCCGCTTCACCGACCCCTGGAACGAGACCGCACCGACGACGCCTGCGGTCGCCAACCGGATGCTGCCGGTCGACCAGTATATCGGCGGCGTCGAGCACGCGATCCTGCATCTGCTCTACAGCCGGTTCTTCACCCGCGCCATGAAGGCAACCGGACACCTCGCACTGGACGAGCCGTTCGCCGGCATGTTCACGCAAGGAATGGTCGTGCACGAGACCTACCAGAAGGCCGACGGCACCTGGGTGCAGCCGGCCGAGGTGAAGATCGAGGTCGGCGGCAACGGCCGCCGCGCGACGCTGCTCGGCACGGGCGAGGACGTCGCGATCGGTCCGATCGAGAAGATGTCGAAGTCGAAGAAGAACACGGTCGACCCCGACGACATCATCGCGACCTATGGCGCCGACGTCGCTCGCTGGTTCATGCTGTCAGACTCCCCGCCCGACCGCGACGTGATCTGGAGCGATGAACGCGTCCAGGGCGCCTCGCGCTTCGTGCAGCGGCTCTGGCGGCTGGTGAACGACGCGGTGGAACTCGGCAAGTCTGCTCCGGCAACCCGCCCGGCCTCGTTCGGGGACGATGCGGTCCTCTTGCGCAAGGCCGCCCATGGCGCGCTCGACAAGGTCACGACAGGTGTCGAGCGGCTGCACTTCAACGTCTGCCTCGCCCATATCCGTGAATTCACGAATACCTTCTCGGAGGTGCTCCAGCGACCCGGCCAGCCCGCCGCTGATATGGCCTGGGCGATCCGGGAGGCCAGCCAGATCCTGGTCCAGCTGTTCTCCCCGATGATGCCGCACCTGGCCGAGGAGTGCTGGCAGGTTCTCGGCCAACCGGGGCTGGTTTCCGAGGCCAATTGGCCGCAAATCGAACGCGATTTGCTGGTTGAAGACAGCGTGACCCTGGTGGTCCAGGTCAACGGCAAGAAGCGGGGTGAGGTCACGGTTGCAACAGCGGCCCAGAATCCGGAAATCGAGGCTGCCGCTTTGGCCCTCGATGCTGTAAAACTGGCCCTGGACGGCAAGCCCGTCCGCAAGGTGATCATCGTCCCCAAGAGGATCGTGAATGTTGTCGGCTAG
- a CDS encoding GGDEF domain-containing protein — translation MAEQRIPPTPTNFAIWFQYYAGSHDDLRNAVDLLIDHNRPFDTRTNQDLFETYIAPQVSAVVLDTSERLQTLMGAAKEFLATAIADNRSQMQVISQVADQGQAGVDPKTLVARLMNELARAATRTTRLEAGFAEKARELDVIRDSLSKSEERARTDTLTGLANRRALDEFLRKAQTTADWGEPLSVLLLDIDHFKTFNDNFGHGVGDQVLRLMAKVLREKVRPQDLPARYGGEELIAVLPDADLSACAEIAERIRRAIGECTITRRSTGEVLPNITVSVGVAQYRTGEATADLIERCDRALYLAKGGGRNRIVTENEVDRAEAAG, via the coding sequence ATGGCCGAACAGCGGATTCCGCCGACGCCGACCAATTTCGCCATCTGGTTCCAGTATTACGCCGGCAGCCATGACGATCTGCGCAACGCCGTCGACCTCCTGATCGACCACAACCGTCCCTTCGACACCAGGACCAACCAGGACCTGTTCGAGACCTATATCGCGCCTCAGGTCAGCGCCGTCGTGCTCGACACGTCCGAGCGGCTCCAGACCCTGATGGGAGCGGCGAAGGAGTTTCTGGCGACCGCAATCGCCGACAACCGCTCGCAGATGCAGGTGATCAGCCAGGTCGCCGACCAGGGCCAGGCCGGCGTCGACCCGAAGACGCTGGTCGCCCGGCTCATGAACGAGCTGGCGCGGGCGGCCACACGAACGACGCGGCTCGAGGCGGGCTTTGCCGAAAAGGCCCGCGAGCTCGACGTGATCCGCGATTCGCTCAGCAAGTCCGAGGAACGCGCGCGGACCGACACGCTGACGGGTCTGGCAAACCGGCGGGCGCTGGATGAATTCCTGCGCAAGGCGCAGACGACGGCGGATTGGGGCGAGCCGCTCAGCGTGCTCCTGCTCGACATCGACCACTTCAAGACCTTCAACGACAATTTCGGCCACGGCGTCGGCGATCAGGTGTTGCGGCTGATGGCGAAAGTGTTGCGCGAAAAGGTTCGCCCGCAGGATCTGCCGGCCCGCTACGGCGGCGAGGAGCTCATCGCGGTGCTGCCGGATGCCGATCTTTCTGCCTGTGCGGAGATCGCCGAGCGCATCAGGCGCGCGATCGGAGAATGCACCATCACGCGCCGCTCCACCGGCGAGGTGCTGCCGAACATCACGGTATCGGTTGGCGTGGCGCAGTATCGGACTGGCGAGGCGACCGCCGATCTGATCGAGCGCTGCGATCGCGCGCTCTATCTCGCCAAGGGCGGCGGCCGCAATCGCATCGTGACGGAAAACGAGGTCGATCGCGCCGAGGCTGCGGGTTAG
- a CDS encoding diguanylate cyclase domain-containing protein produces MANVSFNRKRAKLKQVLGIRARLALLAVILVAPLMLERIRSLEDTRTKQIAQATAEFTTVARHSADAQREVISSVETILKSEAFIRASAGGVSKSCDVLRASLPTSLPWIRTLLIAGQDGRIQCATNNMYVGLDLSDRPYFQQAQKTGRFVLSDFILSRPVQSPTVMAVYPVSAFSGVADAVVLATVNLDWMSKVMNNLGGRAGITAVLVDSAGTVLAAPADQHSAVGRPLDNMPLMSAIADMALRSDQDEGSLAFLAADGSRRAVSFIRIAGTNSRLIASIDEDKVSAAVSRDIRTAYLQLAFVVVFVLLGALIAAEKLVIKPIEMLADMAKRLGEGDLSARAARKSLPSEFVPLARAFNAMAAQLSQRERELIATNDRLTVMASIDMLSGLANRRGFQSRLDFEWMRAQQYGSELALLMIDVDHFKLFNDTYGHLEGDSCLTRLGESLSGIGADTMGFAARYGGEEFCLLLPNTDVNRAVEIGEQVRAAVLKLCLPHITSAHMVVTVSIGVAATRPNEALRPGDLIEAADAALYAAKHRGRNNVVEHGVQAIESGTPGMKIAASA; encoded by the coding sequence ATGGCAAACGTCAGTTTCAACCGCAAACGAGCAAAACTCAAGCAGGTCCTGGGCATCAGGGCCCGGCTTGCATTGCTCGCGGTGATTCTGGTCGCGCCCTTGATGCTCGAGCGCATCCGCTCGCTCGAGGATACCCGCACCAAGCAGATCGCACAGGCCACCGCCGAATTCACCACCGTCGCACGGCACAGTGCAGACGCGCAGCGCGAAGTGATCTCGTCGGTCGAGACCATCCTGAAATCGGAAGCCTTCATCCGCGCCTCCGCCGGCGGCGTGAGCAAGAGCTGCGACGTGCTGCGCGCCAGCCTGCCGACGAGCCTGCCCTGGATCCGCACGCTCCTGATCGCCGGCCAGGACGGCCGCATCCAGTGCGCGACCAACAACATGTATGTCGGCCTCGATCTTTCCGACCGGCCTTATTTCCAGCAGGCGCAGAAGACCGGCCGCTTCGTGCTGTCCGACTTCATCCTGTCGCGGCCGGTGCAGTCGCCGACCGTGATGGCGGTCTATCCGGTCTCCGCGTTCAGCGGCGTCGCCGACGCCGTCGTGCTCGCGACCGTCAACCTCGACTGGATGTCGAAGGTGATGAACAATCTCGGCGGCCGCGCCGGCATCACGGCGGTGCTGGTCGACAGCGCCGGCACCGTGCTGGCGGCGCCCGCCGACCAGCACAGCGCGGTCGGACGGCCCCTCGACAACATGCCGCTGATGTCGGCGATCGCCGACATGGCGCTGCGCTCCGACCAGGACGAGGGATCGCTGGCGTTTCTCGCCGCCGACGGCTCCCGCCGCGCGGTCAGCTTCATCCGCATCGCCGGCACCAATTCCCGCCTGATCGCCAGCATCGACGAGGACAAGGTGTCCGCGGCTGTCAGCCGCGACATCCGTACCGCCTATCTCCAGCTCGCCTTCGTCGTCGTGTTCGTGCTGCTCGGCGCGTTGATCGCCGCCGAGAAGCTCGTGATCAAGCCGATCGAGATGCTCGCCGACATGGCCAAGCGCCTCGGCGAGGGCGATCTGTCGGCCCGCGCCGCGCGCAAGAGCCTGCCGTCGGAATTCGTGCCGCTGGCGCGCGCCTTCAACGCGATGGCGGCCCAGCTCAGCCAGCGCGAGCGCGAGCTGATCGCGACCAACGACCGCCTGACGGTGATGGCGTCGATCGACATGCTGTCGGGCCTCGCCAACCGCCGCGGCTTCCAGAGCCGGCTCGACTTCGAATGGATGCGCGCGCAGCAATATGGCAGCGAGCTCGCGCTGTTGATGATCGACGTCGATCATTTCAAGCTGTTCAACGACACCTACGGCCATCTCGAAGGCGATTCCTGCCTGACCCGGCTCGGCGAATCGCTGTCCGGAATCGGTGCCGACACGATGGGCTTTGCGGCGCGCTATGGCGGCGAGGAGTTCTGTCTCCTGCTGCCGAACACCGACGTGAACCGCGCCGTCGAGATCGGCGAGCAGGTGCGCGCGGCCGTGCTGAAACTCTGCCTGCCGCACATCACGTCCGCTCACATGGTGGTCACGGTGTCGATCGGCGTTGCGGCAACGCGGCCCAACGAGGCCTTGCGTCCGGGCGATCTGATCGAAGCCGCAGACGCTGCGCTCTACGCCGCCAAACATCGCGGCCGCAACAATGTCGTCGAGCACGGCGTGCAGGCGATCGAGAGCGGCACGCCGGGCATGAAGATAGCGGCGAGCGCCTAA
- a CDS encoding YggS family pyridoxal phosphate-dependent enzyme, protein MTEANATPVTGGSPNALAAVEAEIARACKDARRERASVTLIAVSKTFAADAIIPVIGAGQRVFGENRVQEAKGKWPALTADYPDIVLHLIGPLQSNKAKEAVALFDAIHSVDRPSICQALAKEIESQNKHPQLFVQINVGEEPQKAGVAPGEADAFIKSCRDTYGLTISGLMCIPPVDEPPAAHFALTAKIAARNGLANLSMGMSADYATAIMLGATHVRVGSAIFGHR, encoded by the coding sequence ATGACAGAAGCCAATGCCACGCCGGTAACCGGCGGTTCACCAAACGCGCTCGCCGCAGTCGAAGCGGAGATTGCGCGCGCCTGCAAGGATGCGCGGCGTGAGCGTGCCTCCGTAACGCTGATCGCGGTGTCCAAGACGTTCGCCGCTGATGCAATTATTCCGGTTATCGGCGCCGGACAGCGCGTGTTTGGCGAGAATCGCGTGCAGGAGGCCAAAGGCAAGTGGCCGGCGTTAACGGCTGATTACCCTGACATCGTGCTGCATCTGATCGGGCCGCTGCAATCCAACAAGGCGAAAGAGGCCGTCGCGCTGTTCGATGCCATCCATTCGGTCGACCGTCCGAGCATTTGTCAGGCGTTAGCCAAAGAAATCGAATCCCAGAACAAGCATCCGCAACTCTTCGTCCAGATCAATGTCGGCGAGGAGCCGCAGAAGGCCGGCGTCGCGCCCGGCGAGGCCGACGCGTTCATCAAGAGTTGCCGCGACACTTACGGCCTGACGATATCGGGTCTGATGTGCATCCCGCCGGTGGACGAACCGCCGGCCGCGCATTTCGCGCTGACCGCCAAGATCGCCGCGCGCAACGGCCTAGCGAACCTGTCGATGGGCATGAGCGCGGATTACGCGACCGCCATCATGCTGGGCGCAACCCATGTGCGCGTGGGAAGCGCGATCTTCGGGCACAGGTAG
- a CDS encoding 2-keto-4-pentenoate hydratase, which produces MLDREQVTAASRALVQHWRDGSKFDALETRLRPQSRADGYAVQAVLENQSLGKLFGWKIAATSEAGQKHINVAGPLAGRIMSDTVIADGGIASMKGNAMRVGEPEFCFRMGHDLAPRPTPYSVDEVLAAVDTLHPAIEIPDSRFTDFASAGEAQLIADNACAHLFVLGAATSANWRAMDLIEERPQITLRGERYLGHGKNVLGDPRVALAWLANELRGLGITLRTGEVVTTGTCHPPLPIQAGDHFAADFGALGKVSVRFA; this is translated from the coding sequence ATGCTCGACAGGGAACAGGTCACAGCCGCCTCGCGCGCGCTCGTTCAACATTGGCGTGACGGCAGCAAGTTCGACGCGCTCGAGACGCGGCTGCGTCCGCAAAGCCGCGCGGATGGTTACGCCGTGCAGGCCGTGCTCGAAAACCAATCACTCGGAAAACTGTTCGGCTGGAAGATCGCGGCGACCAGTGAAGCCGGGCAGAAGCACATCAACGTCGCCGGGCCGCTGGCCGGGCGCATCATGAGCGACACCGTCATCGCCGATGGCGGCATCGCGTCGATGAAGGGCAATGCGATGCGCGTCGGCGAGCCGGAATTCTGCTTCCGCATGGGACACGATCTGGCGCCGCGACCGACGCCTTACAGCGTTGACGAGGTGCTGGCGGCGGTCGACACGTTACATCCCGCCATCGAAATTCCGGATTCGCGCTTCACCGATTTCGCCAGCGCCGGCGAGGCGCAGCTGATCGCCGACAATGCCTGCGCGCATCTGTTCGTGCTGGGCGCGGCGACATCAGCCAATTGGCGCGCGATGGATCTGATCGAGGAACGGCCGCAGATCACGTTGCGCGGCGAGCGCTATCTCGGTCACGGCAAGAACGTGCTCGGCGATCCACGCGTTGCCCTGGCCTGGCTGGCCAACGAGCTGCGCGGTCTCGGCATCACCTTGCGGACAGGGGAGGTGGTGACGACAGGCACCTGCCACCCGCCACTGCCGATCCAGGCCGGCGATCATTTTGCGGCGGATTTCGGTGCGCTGGGGAAAGTGTCGGTGAGGTTTGCGTAA
- a CDS encoding L,D-transpeptidase produces MKNKAVSVGYTRNRGFGPLSAIRVKPAAGNPRRGWLTAGSLTIPVALGRGGLLANKREGDGGTPRGQFRPRQLWWRGDRHSRPKTFLPARIITGADAWCEDPGDRHYNQWIRRGEGEGGDRLKRADHLYDFIIEIDHNTRPRIAGRGSAVFLHLARDNFGPTAGCVSMTKGAMLHLLRLIGPRTKIIIG; encoded by the coding sequence ATGAAAAACAAAGCTGTGTCAGTCGGTTACACCAGAAATCGGGGCTTTGGGCCGCTGTCTGCGATCCGCGTTAAGCCTGCCGCCGGGAATCCGCGCCGGGGCTGGCTGACGGCGGGCAGCCTGACGATTCCGGTGGCGCTCGGGCGCGGCGGCCTTCTGGCCAACAAGCGCGAAGGCGATGGCGGCACCCCGAGAGGCCAATTTCGTCCCCGGCAATTGTGGTGGCGGGGCGACCGGCACAGCCGTCCCAAGACGTTTCTGCCGGCCCGGATCATCACCGGCGCCGACGCCTGGTGCGAGGACCCCGGTGATCGCCACTACAACCAGTGGATCCGGCGCGGGGAGGGCGAGGGCGGCGACCGGCTGAAGCGCGCTGATCATCTCTACGACTTCATCATTGAAATCGACCACAACACCAGGCCGCGCATCGCCGGCCGCGGCAGCGCGGTGTTCCTGCATCTGGCGCGCGACAATTTCGGCCCGACCGCGGGCTGCGTCTCCATGACCAAGGGCGCGATGCTGCATCTGCTGCGACTGATAGGACCAAGAACAAAAATCATCATCGGGTGA
- a CDS encoding response regulator transcription factor, translating to MANARKILIVDDDTDLRDTLVEQLSLHEEFEASAVDTGAKGASAAKANAPDLVLMDVGLPDTDGREVVRSLRKGGFKAPIIMLTGHDTDSDTILGLESGANDYVAKPFRFAVLLARIRAQLRQHEASEDAVFSVGPYSFRPGSKMLTAANARKVRLTEKETAILRFLYRAGQMPVSRETLLQEVWGYNSGVTTHTLETHIYRLRQKIEKDAANPEILVTEAGGYKLVP from the coding sequence ATGGCCAATGCCCGCAAGATCCTGATCGTGGATGACGATACCGATCTGCGCGATACGTTGGTGGAGCAATTATCGCTGCACGAGGAATTTGAAGCCTCCGCCGTCGATACCGGCGCCAAGGGCGCCAGCGCCGCAAAGGCCAACGCCCCCGATCTCGTGTTGATGGATGTCGGCCTTCCCGACACCGATGGTCGCGAGGTGGTCCGCTCCCTGCGCAAGGGCGGCTTCAAGGCGCCGATCATCATGCTGACGGGGCACGACACCGATTCCGACACGATTTTGGGCCTGGAATCCGGGGCCAACGACTACGTCGCAAAACCCTTCCGCTTCGCGGTGCTGCTTGCCCGCATCCGCGCCCAGCTTCGCCAGCACGAGGCCAGCGAGGACGCGGTGTTCTCGGTCGGCCCCTACTCCTTCCGCCCCGGCTCCAAGATGCTGACCGCGGCCAATGCCCGCAAGGTCCGCCTCACCGAAAAGGAAACGGCGATCCTGCGCTTCCTCTACCGGGCCGGCCAGATGCCGGTCTCGCGCGAGACCCTGCTCCAGGAGGTGTGGGGTTATAATTCCGGCGTCACCACCCACACGCTGGAAACCCACATCTACCGCCTCCGCCAGAAGATCGAGAAGGATGCCGCCAACCCGGAAATCCTGGTGACGGAAGCCGGTGGCTACAAGCTGGTGCCGTGA
- a CDS encoding cyclic nucleotide-binding domain-containing protein, giving the protein MSIDDDVALLERVPTLRLLGDASLRMLAIGSEQRDFVRGDILFNLGDDADAGFVVQRGAFRVDDGAGAEMIAGPGTLIGELALVVPMKRPSGAVALEHSSVIRIARSLFQRVLESDPAAAVRLRDEFAVRSSQIASDILMAGAKLST; this is encoded by the coding sequence ATGTCGATCGACGATGACGTAGCGCTGCTTGAGCGTGTCCCGACACTGCGCCTGTTGGGAGACGCTTCGTTGCGCATGCTGGCGATCGGCTCCGAGCAGCGTGACTTCGTCCGCGGCGACATCCTGTTCAACCTCGGTGACGATGCCGACGCCGGCTTCGTGGTCCAGCGCGGGGCCTTTCGCGTCGATGACGGCGCCGGCGCCGAGATGATCGCCGGCCCCGGCACGCTGATCGGCGAACTTGCGCTGGTGGTGCCGATGAAGCGGCCGTCCGGCGCAGTCGCGCTGGAGCATTCCTCGGTCATCCGAATCGCCCGCAGCCTGTTTCAGCGCGTGCTCGAAAGCGACCCCGCCGCCGCGGTCCGTCTGCGCGACGAATTCGCGGTGCGCTCCAGCCAGATCGCCAGCGACATCCTGATGGCGGGCGCGAAGCTCAGCACGTAG
- the xth gene encoding exodeoxyribonuclease III: MRLSLTTWNINSVRLRIDLVAKFLKSARPDVLCLQETKCIDDAFPLKRFRRLGYEHVALNGQKGYHGVAIVSKIPFESTDIRTFCDKVDSRHISVSFGEKASIAKPLVLHNFYVPAGGDIPDPALNEKFDHKLRFLDEMKACEPLHPRGEDRHVLVGDLNVAPHENDVWSHKQLLKVVSHTPIETEKLKAALEAGEWVDVARDRIPMSEKVYTWWSYRSADWTVGDRGRRLDHIWVSRALKDAVSDFKILRDARSWERPSDHVPVTVTLEV; this comes from the coding sequence ATGCGTCTTTCCCTGACAACCTGGAATATCAATTCGGTGCGGCTGCGCATCGACCTGGTCGCGAAGTTTCTCAAGAGCGCGCGGCCGGACGTGCTGTGTCTCCAGGAGACCAAATGCATCGACGACGCCTTTCCGCTGAAGCGTTTCAGGCGGCTCGGCTACGAGCACGTCGCGCTGAACGGGCAGAAGGGCTATCACGGCGTCGCCATCGTCTCGAAGATCCCGTTCGAGTCCACCGATATCCGCACCTTCTGCGACAAGGTGGATTCGCGCCACATCTCGGTGTCGTTCGGCGAGAAAGCCAGCATCGCAAAGCCGCTGGTGCTGCATAATTTCTACGTGCCCGCCGGCGGCGACATTCCCGATCCCGCACTGAACGAAAAGTTCGACCACAAGCTTCGCTTCCTCGACGAGATGAAGGCGTGCGAGCCGCTGCATCCGCGTGGCGAAGATCGCCACGTGCTGGTCGGCGATCTCAACGTGGCGCCGCACGAGAACGACGTGTGGTCGCACAAGCAGCTCCTCAAAGTGGTCTCGCACACGCCGATCGAGACCGAAAAGCTGAAGGCCGCGCTCGAGGCCGGCGAATGGGTCGACGTCGCACGCGACCGCATCCCGATGTCGGAAAAGGTCTACACGTGGTGGAGCTATCGCTCCGCCGACTGGACCGTCGGCGACCGCGGCCGGCGGCTCGACCATATCTGGGTCTCGCGCGCGCTGAAGGATGCCGTCAGCGATTTCAAGATCTTGCGCGATGCGCGGAGCTGGGAGCGGCCGTCAGACCATGTGCCTGTGACGGTGACGCTAGAGGTGTGA
- a CDS encoding outer membrane lipoprotein carrier protein LolA has translation MAGVLLVTAAMATAASFAQNVPVPKPAPKGRDNAAPSAGPSITGATQVPPNPIIPDPRRNVPSSIFQTFDANQKAQAAKVSAYLSSLSTLVGNFVQVGPDGSKTQGDFYIQKPGKVRFEYDPPSPIDIIADGSSVVVRDRKLATQDVYPLSQTPLRFLLSDRIDLMKDTNVVNVTADDLFISVTIEEKQALVGTSRLLLMIGAKDGQLKQWTVTDPQGYDTTVAVYNLDASKKLDPNMFKIDFTNYSVPSPG, from the coding sequence GTGGCGGGCGTGCTTCTCGTCACCGCCGCGATGGCGACCGCAGCATCGTTTGCGCAGAACGTGCCGGTGCCGAAGCCTGCACCAAAGGGGCGTGATAACGCTGCGCCCTCGGCAGGACCGTCGATCACGGGCGCAACGCAGGTGCCGCCGAATCCGATCATTCCCGATCCGCGCCGCAACGTGCCGAGCAGCATCTTCCAGACGTTCGATGCGAACCAGAAGGCGCAGGCGGCCAAGGTCAGCGCCTATCTGTCGTCGCTGTCGACGCTGGTCGGGAATTTCGTCCAGGTCGGCCCCGACGGCAGCAAGACGCAGGGCGATTTCTACATCCAGAAGCCGGGCAAGGTCCGCTTCGAATATGATCCGCCGAGCCCGATCGACATCATCGCCGACGGATCGTCGGTCGTGGTGCGCGACCGCAAGCTCGCCACGCAGGACGTCTATCCTCTGTCGCAGACGCCGCTGCGCTTCCTGTTGTCCGATCGCATCGACCTGATGAAGGACACCAACGTCGTCAACGTCACCGCCGACGATCTCTTCATCAGCGTGACGATCGAAGAGAAGCAGGCATTGGTCGGCACCAGCCGCCTGCTGCTGATGATCGGCGCCAAGGACGGCCAGCTGAAGCAATGGACCGTCACTGACCCGCAGGGCTACGACACCACGGTTGCGGTCTACAATCTCGATGCGAGTAAGAAGCTCGATCCCAACATGTTCAAGATCGACTTCACCAATTACAGCGTGCCGTCACCGGGCTGA